One window of the Salvia miltiorrhiza cultivar Shanhuang (shh) chromosome 6, IMPLAD_Smil_shh, whole genome shotgun sequence genome contains the following:
- the LOC130988052 gene encoding putative leucine-rich repeat receptor-like serine/threonine-protein kinase At2g24130, producing MGLHSKFSLLSSILVLYMLSVDAQILDERAALLSFVSGISSDPEHALSNWNASDLPLCKWSGVGCDMSKNRVIELNLSHKSLRGTISPSLFALSQLEILDLSGNFLHGRIPPEIGSLLRLKELSLASNSLQGNIPSQVGTLKQLVYLNLGSNKLDGEIPSSLFCNGSSSLQYLDLSNNSLHGQLPLQNQCALSELRYLLLWSNSLAGQVPLPLSNSSKLEWLDLEFNHFEGELPCNILSRMPHLKFLYLSYNHFSSQDGNTNLVPFFASLKHSSNLQELDLAGNHLGGALPPIIGDLSALVQINLDTNFIYGEIPPQISNLVNLTLLNLSSNLMNGTIPSELCQMAKLERLYLSNNSLSGHIPASLGDMPHLGLLDLSKNMLSGTIPDSFANLVQLRRLLLYENHLSGNIPPSLGKCINLEILDLSHNRISGTIPAAVAGLSSLKLYLNLSSNMLDGHIPLELSKMDMVLAIDLSNNNFSGALPSQLGSCIALESLNVSRNSLEGQFPEDIGSLPYLRELDLSFNRLSGEIPESLRASASLRLLNLSYNSMCGNVTVGGSFTAESFLGMRSCRRKRARHFLMAILLSLLITPIFCVVGFPLLMRRRLQLQLQLQLPKVGGKAAVRDEEETREEIKYPRISRRQLVEATGGFSSSSLIGSGRFGQVYKGILGDNTRIAVKVLNPKTAEEITGSFKRECQVLKRTRHRNLIRIITACSRPDFKAIVLPLMPNGSLDDHLYPVNGMKNGMRLKLPQLVGICCDVAHGMAYLHHYSPVKVVHCDLKPSNILLDHDMTALVTDFGIARLVKGGDETANCVDVDDSASYDSTDGLLCGSLGYIAPEYGMGRHASSQGDVYSYGVLLLEIAMGKRPTDVLFHEGSSMHEWVKSRYANELDSMVEDVVARMAPAAHERKVWSDVVLELIELGLICTQHSPSARPSMLDVVHEISLLKHYVNSSPSTLLIQHTLPTD from the exons ATGGGTTTGCACTCCAAATTCTCTCTACTCTCCTCCATCCTAGTCTTGTACATGCTCAGCGTCGACGCTCAAATATTAGACGAGCGCGCCGCGCTCCTCTCCTTCGTGTCCGGGATCAGCAGCGACCCCGAACACGCCCTATCCAACTGGAACGCCTCCGACCTCCCCCTCTGCAAATGGTCGGGGGTCGGGTGCGACATGAGCAAGAACAGAGTCATAGAGCTCAACCTCAGCCACAAGTCCCTCCGCGGCACCATCTCCCCGTCCCTCTTCGCCCTCTCGCAGCTCGAGATCCTCGACCTCTCCGGCAACTTCCTCCACGGCCGGATCCCGCCCGAGATCGGCTCCCTCCTCCGACTCAAAGAACTCAGCCTAGCATCCAACTCCCTCCAAGGCAACATCCCATCCCAAGTGGGGACTCTCAAGCAACTAGTCTACCTCAACCTCGGCAGCAACAAACTAGATGGCGAGATCCCTTCATCACTCTTCTGCAACGGCTCGTCTTCTCTGCAATACCTCGACCTCTCCAACAACTCCCTCCACGGCCAACTCCCTCTGCAGAATCAATGTGCTCTCTCTGAACTCAGGTATCTTCTACTATGGTCCAACAGCCTAGCCGGCCAAGTCCCCTTGCCGTTATCAAACTCATCGAAACTCGAGTGGCTCGACTTGGAATTCAACCACTTCGAGGGAGAGCTGCCCTGCAACATCCTAAGCAGAATGCCACATTTGAAGTTCCTCTACTTATCGTACAACCATTTCTCAAGCCAAGACGGAAACACCAACCTCGTACCTTTCTTCGCCTCTCTCAAGCACTCCTCCAACTTGCAAGAACTCGATCTGGCCGGGAACCACCTCGGAGGGGCTCTGCCTCCTATTATCGGCGACCTCTCCGCTCTGGTGCAGATCAATCTTGATACAAATTTCATCTACGGTGAAATCCCACCGCAGATTTCCAACCTCGTCAACCTCACCCTCCTCAACCTCTCCAGCAACCTCATGAATGGGACCATCCCCTCCGAGCTATGCCAGATGGCGAAGCTCGAGCGCCTCTACCTGTCGAATAACTCCCTCTCCGGCCACATTCCGGCGTCCTTGGGAGACATGCCGCATTTGGGACTGCTGGACCTGTCCAAGAACATGCTCTCCGGTACCATCCCGGACAGCTTCGCCAACCTCGTACAGCTCCGAAGGCTGCTCCTGTACGAAAACCACCTGTCGGGAAACATCCCACCTAGCCTCGGAAAATGCATCAACTTGGAGATTCTTGATCTCTCCCACAACAGAATCTCCGGGACCATCCCAGCTGCGGTCGCCGGCTTGAGCAGTTTGAAGCTGTATTTGAACCTCTCGAGCAACATGCTAGACGGCCACATCCCACTTGAGCTCAGCAAAATGGACATGGTCCTCGCCATTGATCTATCCAACAACAACTTCTCCGGCGCGCTGCCGTCGCAGCTGGGGAGCTGCATCGCGCTCGAGAGCCTCAACGTGTCGCGCAACTCGCTGGAGGGGCAGTTCCCGGAGGACATCGGCAGCCTGCCTTATCTCCGGGAACTCGACCTCTCCTTCAATCGCCTGAGCGGGGAGATACCGGAATCTCTCCGCGCGTCTGCTTCCCTACGCCTCCTCAACCTCTCCTACAACAGCATGTGCGGGAACGTCACCGTCGGGGGCTCGTTCACGGCGGAATCCTTCCTCGGAATGAGGAGCTGCCGCCGGAAACGAGCTCGCCATTTCTTAATGGCGATTCTTCTCTCCCTCCTCATCACCCCCATCTTCTGCGTGGTTGGATTTCCGTTACTGATGAGAAGGAgactgcagctgcagctgcagctgcagctgcccAAGGTCGGCGGCAAGGCGGCTGTGAGGGATGAAGAGGAAACGAGAGAAGAGATCAAATATCCGAGAATCTCTCGCCGGCAGCTGGTCGAAGCCACCGGCGGATTCAGCAGCTCGAGCCTCATCGGCTCGGGCAGGTTCGGGCAGGTCTACAAGGGAATCCTCGGCGACAACACGAGGATCGCGGTCAAGGTTCTGAACCCGAAAACGGCGGAGGAAATCACGGGCAGCTTCAAGAGGGAGTGCCAGGTTCTGAAGCGAACCAGGCACCGGAACCTCATCAGGATCATCACGGCGTGCAGCCGCCCCGACTTCAAGGCCATCGTGCTGCCGTTAATGCCTAACGGCAGCCTCGACGACCATCTGTATCCGGTTAACGGAATGAAGAACGGAATGAGACTGAAGCTCCCGCAGCTGGTGGGGATCTGCTGCGACGTGGCGCACGGGATGGCCTACCTGCACCACTACTCCCCGGTGAAGGTCGTCCACTGCGACCTCAAACCGAGCAACATACTCCTCGACCACGACATGACGGCGCTGGTCACGGATTTCGGCATAGCCAGGCTCGTCAAAGGCGGCGACGAGACTGCCAACTGCGTCGACGTCGATGACTCGGCATCCTACGACTCCACGGACGGCCTCCTCTGCGGATCGCTCGGTTACATTGCTCCGG AATATGGGATGGGAAGACACGCTTCGTCGCAGGGAGATGTGTACAGCTATGGGGTTCTCCTGCTGGAGATAGCGATGGGGAAGAGACCCACCGACGTTCTGTTCCACGAGGGTTCCAGCATGCACGAATGGGTGAAGAGCCGTTACGCTAACGAGCTCGATTCGATGGTGGAAGACGTCGTGGCCAGGATGGCACCGGCCGCCCACGAGAGGAAGGTGTGGAGCGACGTCGTTTTGGAGCTCATAGAATTAGGTCTAATCTGCACGCAGCATAGTCCTAGTGCTAGGCCTAGCATGCTGGATGTGGTGCATGAGATCTCTCTTTTGAAGCACTATGTCAATTCTTCTCCTTCAACCTTACTCATCCAACACACTCTTCCTACtgattaa
- the LOC130988053 gene encoding uncharacterized protein LOC130988053: MMANSCTVMSQSEITSLKDALCAQQKLLQKLYNELEAEREASATAASEALSVILRLQGEKAAVKMEAEQYKRLAEERMCHAEESFALIEDMITEKEMEVAELDYQVQTYKYQLMSMGFDVPSSDDIAIPENLFHRNECLAGETSLHSKCKKALFELESSTSADLDFSSKPVEEEQLGHETNEFASFVSDSEKLKFDTSAHDQGMSSYAEQIKDLEVRIKEMTGADVTGFMSEAPTPAISKRSSAANLPSLPNLATLLNETRIPSQLSTGTSYEPNKLGVVDDIGQIKHPGNPSETTKAVHSPRPPTIHDVFEVPQVEQEPTSCESSSEDRQKEASEDNELLEIQVEAHPESVKQITKDEPDWMKKLVQSTDDEVRQVDQESTGKDGQEEVCEASEILESQDVTHPESVKKLAKNEPDWLKKLLESAHHEKNLCKPSDVAAIDRGIVQPTTSVAVAFVSESNLDKPEMSQEIIEGERPAQAQSSERDEELKLLKKIWEKLNLLQNEIVLQKVKKSIAEDEPSLQPLAEMMVSFWL; this comes from the exons ATGATGGCTAACAGCTGCACGGTGATGTCCCAATCAGAGATTACTTCTCTAAAGGACGCACTTTGTGCTCAGCAAAAGCTTCTGCAGAAACTTTACAATGAGTTGGAAGCAGAAAGAGAAGCTTCCGCCACTGCAGCTAGCGAAGCTTTATCTGTGATATTGCGTCTACAAGGAGAGAAGGCCGCCGTCAAGATGGAGGCGGAGCAGTACAAGAGATTGGCGGAGGAGCGGATGTGTCACGCGGAAGAATCCTTTGCCCTAATTGAAGATATGATCACTGAGAAAGAAATGGAGGTGGCCGAGTTAGATTATCAAGTCCAAACCTACAAGTACCAGTTGATGAGCATGGGTTTTGATGTTCCTTCCAGCGACGATATCGCCATTCCTGAAAACCTTTTCCATAGAAACGAGTGTCTAGCCGGGGAGACGAGCCTTCACTCCAAGTGTAAGAAGGCTCTGTTTGAATTGGAAAGCTCCACCAGCGCAGATCTAGATTTCAGTTCCAAGCCTGTCGAGGAGGAGCAGTTGGGCCACGAGACAAACGAGTTCGCCTCGTTTGTGTCGGACTCAGAGAAGCTCAAGTTTGATACCTCGGCTCATGATCAAGGCATGTCTTCTTATGCTGAGCAGATTAAGGATTTAGAGGTGCGGATAAAAGAGATGACCGGAGCTGATGTCACCGGCTTCATGAGTGAAGCCCCGACTCCAGCCATTTCTAAACGCTCAAGTGCAGCAAATTTACCTTCTCTGCCCAACTTGGCTACCTTACTGAACGAGACAAGGATACCATCACAGCTAAGCACTGGCACTTCATACGAGCCAAATAAATTAGGCGTTGTGGATGATATTGGCCAGATTAAGCATCCAGGAAATCCATCAGAAACCACTAAAGCTGTTCATTCCCCTCGTCCTCCAACaatccatgatgtttttgagGTTCCGCAGGTTGAGCAGGAACCCACGTCTTGTGAATCATCAAGCGAAGACAGACAAAAGGAAGCTTCTGAAGACAATGAGCTCCTTGAAATCCAAGTTGAAGCTCACCCAGAATCTGTTAAACAGATAACTAAAGATGAACCGGACTGGATGAAGAAGCTCGTGCAGTCGACTGACGATGAGGTTCGGCAGGTTGATCAGGAGTCCACAGGCAAAGACGGACAAGAGGAAGTTTGTGAAGCTAGTGAGATCCTTGAAAGCCAAGATGTAACTCACCCTGAATCTGTTAAAAAGCTAGCGAAAAACGAACCTGACTGGCTGAAGAAGCTCTTGGAGTCGGCTCACCATGAGAAAAATTTATGTAAACCAAGTGATGTTGCTGCTATCGATCGTGGAATTGTGCAACCTACAACAAGTGTTGCTGTTGCTTTTGTATCTGAATCCAATTTAGATAAACCTGAGATGAGTCAAGAGATCATTGAAGGTGAGAGGCCGGCACAAGCACAATCTTCTGAGAGAGATGAAGAGCTGAAACTGTTGAAAAAGATCTGGGAGAAATTAAATTTGCTACAGAATGAGATTGTGCTTCAGAAAGTGAAGAAATCTATTGCAGAAGACGAACCGTCCTTGCAACCTTTAGCTGAG ATGATGGTCTCCTTTTGGCTTTGA